In Lolium rigidum isolate FL_2022 chromosome 3, APGP_CSIRO_Lrig_0.1, whole genome shotgun sequence, the genomic window cgttggctagtgcatgaagcttaacagtagTGATTCCTCAGTGGTTGCAACTTGCAAAGTTGTGTGTTATAGCTGGTCTGCAATATTTTTGAAGTGTTAATTGTTTTATTCTAAGTAGTATTTACTCTGCTGGTGGTCAATGTACTGCTCTAAAATTCTGTATTTTGGTGTATTAACATAGGACACTAATACGAGCTATTGAAATTTTAATATGTTATACTGTGCCTAAATGGTAAGTGAACTAGTGAATTTGTGAAAGATCATATATATTATTCCATTATCATGTTCTACCCATCTGCAAGTCCTTAGGCATATTATTTCTATATAGTGACCACATCATTTTGGCATCTTGATAACAAGAAGTCGATTTCACTATATCTGCTGAATTGCAGTGAGAACCTAACATGCTTATCATTGTAGCGATCAAACACTTTTGGTTTACATTTTTTTTCATGATTTATTCGATGTGATTTTTTAAAGATTGGCATGTAAAAGTCGAACTGATCAAGCCATGGCAGGTTGTAGCAGATCTCCAAGGATAAAATATTTGAAGAAATTGTTAAGCTAGAGCAGTCAGAGGTTTCTGGTGCTGGTGCAAGTACCATTCCTTACTGTGGTTGGGCTCTTGGAAATCTTGTAACTTTAGCCACAGAGCATGATGATTTGTCCAATTCGGGTTGCTTCATTCAAGGGCTAGACTGTTGCCTATATGTTGATGCTATTAGCTCTATTTCCCAAAACTTACTGAAATGTTTGGAAGAAAGCAAGGGAAGGCTTCAACAGGTTGATGATAGTGCCACTCATGATACATCAGTTACTGAAGAAATGAGAACATTGTTTATGGACCTTCTAAAGCCAATTTACCAGCAGTGGCACCTTAGGAAGCTATTGGTACTGGCAAAGGAGTATGTTTCATGCAAGAGAGAAACCAACCATGAACTTACCCTAAGGCAGGTTCATTTTCGGAGCCTAAAATTGACAGATGTTATATGCTTTTACTATTACATGCTCAGAATTTTCTCTTCTCTGAACCCACTTGTTGGTCCATtgcctatcctcaacatgctctcaTTCACCCCGGGATTTCTTGTTGATTTATGGGGGACACTAGAAATATCCATTTTTGGCCAAGCTATCCACAAATCAGAGGAACCTGAGCATGATAAACAATTGGCTGGAAGTAGCTCAGGTGAACAAATATCCTCCACAAGGCAAAGAAGGAATGCCAAGGACACACCAAATAAGTGGGTAAATGTGCTCCAGAAGATTAAGGGAAAACCAAGTGATGCAGATGACACCAATTTGAGTGGCAGTCCTTTGAATTCTGAAAATTCTAATGATGTTGCATTAGTTTTATGGGATATTGAAACTATGAGGCAAGGATCTGAAGGTATTGGGAAGGATATAATGCGCATGTTGCATCTGTTCTGTGCAATATATGGACATCTATTACTTGTGCTAGATGATCTTGAGTTTTATGAGAAACAGGTAATATTGTCTCACCCCCACTCCCCCtacccccctctctctccccctttTGATGACGTGCTTTCCCTTTTCTGACTCTACAGGTTCCTTTCACTCTAGAGCAACAACGGAAGATTGCATCAGCCCTCAATACGTTTGTGTACAATTCTTTCCTTCAGAATAGTGGAAGCAGCAACAAGCCTCTTATAGACGTGACAGTGAGATGTCTTAATTTACTCTATGAAAGGGACAGCAGACATAGGTTCTGTCCCAAATCCCTGTGGTTGGCACCTGCCAGAACTGGCAGGATTCCAATTGCAGCTGCTGCCAGAGCCCATGAGGCAGCCTTTGCTACTTTAGCAGGAAGTACTTCAGGAATTCCTACCCGCAGCTCTGTCCTTACCACCGTACCACATGTATATCCATTTGAAGAGAGGTATTGAACTATTTAGACTTATTTATTAGACAGTATATCTTAGTGATGCATATATTTTAAGGGATTGCTCGATGAGTGGCAACATCTAATTTATGAACAGAAGCAGAACATATTGTTTCATATTTTAGCAGTCTTAAAAGGTACTAATTATTCTTAACatcatttgatgaattttattcaGAGTACAGATGTTTAGAGAATTTATTGAGTTAGACAAGGCATCTCGAAGAGTTACGGGTGAAGTCTCTGGGCCAGGTCCAGGATCCATCGAGATAGTTATTCGACGAGGTCACATTGTTGAAGATGGATATAGGCAGTTGAATTGTCTTAGATCAAAGCTGAAATCTTGCATTCATGTATCGTTTGTCAGTGAATGTGGCCTCCCTGAAGCTGGTTTGGACTATGGTGGTCTATCAAAGGAGTTCTTAACTGATATGTCCAAGGCTGCCTTCAGCCCAGAGTATGCCTTACGGGAAATTATGATCCCTTTAATCTTTGTTTCTCCAACACATGAGCGCTGATACTATCTTTTTTCTTGCCTTCCTTTTGAACAGCTATGGGCTGTTTTCACAAACATCAACATCTGATAGTAGCTTAATTCCAAGCAGTTCTGCTAAGCTGTTGGACAATGGCATTGATATGATTGAATTTCTTGGTCGAGTTGTTGGCAAAGCACTATATGAGGGGATTCTCTTGGACTACTGTTTTTCACAAGTATTTGTCCAAAAACTTCTAGGCCGCTATAGTTTTTTGGATGAATTATCAACACTTGATTCTGAGCTTTATAGAAGTCTAATGCAACTCAAGGTATTctagtattttatttttgtttcttctgATCATGTCATTTAATTAACCCTCAATAAAGTTTATTGTGGTTTTTGGATTGATAGTTCTGTATGATCTGCTATAATAATGATAGATTTCCTTGTAGACTAAATACAATATTTATTTTAGGTATAGTTCTGATAAAATCTGATAGATACATTTTTTTTTCAACAACTCTACTGGGTTTTCCACCAAACAGCACTATGAAGGGGACGTCGAAGACCTTTGTTTGGATTTTACTCTGACTGAAGAGTTAGGCGGGAAAAGAATTGTGCATGAACTGAGACCGGGTGGTAAAAATATCTCCGTTACGAATGAAAATAGAATGCAGTATGTTCATGCGATGGCAGATTTCAAGCTTAACCGCCAGGTTTGTTATTTGCCTCATATTTGTAATGACTTGTAGCTTTTTTTCTGAATTAGTAAGTAAATTATCTGATAAAATCGTTAACCCTGCAGATACTTCCGTTTTCAAATGCATTTTACAGAGGACTCAGTGATCTCATCTCACCATCTTGGCTGAGCTTGTTTAATGCAAATGAATTTAACCAGGTAACTCTCCCATCCTTTATTGATACTACTGAAATTGAATTTCCCTTAAAGGATGTACTAGAAA contains:
- the LOC124703711 gene encoding E3 ubiquitin-protein ligase UPL7-like isoform X3, yielding MVEITAITMRLAISLTDCKTWKNLTSENTRAADASVESLIEFIGTRKSGTYSCVRRYIKCFGPHATPGKIDSVIAPDDQLLVTASAVTVALRPFNTTRSDRGVDLTGAAKEYFTLILTIPYLCKRLPPLLLPALKHISVLQPSLSILLQISKDKIFEEIVKLEQSEVSGAGASTIPYCGWALGNLVTLATEHDDLSNSGCFIQGLDCCLYVDAISSISQNLLKCLEESKGRLQQVDDSATHDTSVTEEMRTLFMDLLKPIYQQWHLRKLLVLAKEYVSCKRETNHELTLRQVHFRSLKLTDVICFYYYMLRIFSSLNPLVGPLPILNMLSFTPGFLVDLWGTLEISIFGQAIHKSEEPEHDKQLAGSSSGEQISSTRQRRNAKDTPNKWVNVLQKIKGKPSDADDTNLSGSPLNSENSNDVALVLWDIETMRQGSEGIGKDIMRMLHLFCAIYGHLLLVLDDLEFYEKQVPFTLEQQRKIASALNTFVYNSFLQNSGSSNKPLIDVTVRCLNLLYERDSRHRFCPKSLWLAPARTGRIPIAAAARAHEAAFATLAGSTSGIPTRSSVLTTVPHVYPFEERVQMFREFIELDKASRRVTGEVSGPGPGSIEIVIRRGHIVEDGYRQLNCLRSKLKSCIHVSFVSECGLPEAGLDYGGLSKEFLTDMSKAAFSPDYGLFSQTSTSDSSLIPSSSAKLLDNGIDMIEFLGRVVGKALYEGILLDYCFSQVFVQKLLGRYSFLDELSTLDSELYRSLMQLKHYEGDVEDLCLDFTLTEELGGKRIVHELRPGGKNISVTNENRMQYVHAMADFKLNRQILPFSNAFYRGLSDLISPSWLSLFNANEFNQLLSGGSQDFDVDDLRNHTKYTGGYTESSRTVKLFWEVIKGFKPTDRCLLLKFVTSCSRAPLLGFKYLQPCFTIHKVPCDVPLWATIGGQDVDRLPSASTCYNTLKLPTYKRSSTLRSKLVYAISSNTGFELS
- the LOC124703711 gene encoding E3 ubiquitin-protein ligase UPL7-like isoform X2; the encoded protein is MSVPPSGHRQVSLRGSSAKEITRDALLQKVSEERQLRSHLRRAAAAALTVQRVWRRYHVMKKVSEQLHDEWEVLINQPDINLTNQWISIKMLRPFLFFITQPSSWYKGQQTKTVKSISRCFRIILNSINSFDASRNFCSFAVGSPEERSIWLYQTKKLISLCSCILARCDNSCCKDVNMVEITAITMRLAISLTDCKTWKNLTSENTRAADASVESLIEFIGTRKSGTYSCVRRYIKCFGPHATPGKIDSVIAPDDQLLVTASAVTVALRPFNTTRSDRGVDLTGAAKEYFTLILTIPYLCKRLPPLLLPALKHISVLQPSLSILLISKDKIFEEIVKLEQSEVSGAGASTIPYCGWALGNLVTLATEHDDLSNSGCFIQGLDCCLYVDAISSISQNLLKCLEESKGRLQQVDDSATHDTSVTEEMRTLFMDLLKPIYQQWHLRKLLVLAKEYVSCKRETNHELTLRQVHFRSLKLTDVICFYYYMLRIFSSLNPLVGPLPILNMLSFTPGFLVDLWGTLEISIFGQAIHKSEEPEHDKQLAGSSSGEQISSTRQRRNAKDTPNKWVNVLQKIKGKPSDADDTNLSGSPLNSENSNDVALVLWDIETMRQGSEGIGKDIMRMLHLFCAIYGHLLLVLDDLEFYEKQVPFTLEQQRKIASALNTFVYNSFLQNSGSSNKPLIDVTVRCLNLLYERDSRHRFCPKSLWLAPARTGRIPIAAAARAHEAAFATLAGSTSGIPTRSSVLTTVPHVYPFEERVQMFREFIELDKASRRVTGEVSGPGPGSIEIVIRRGHIVEDGYRQLNCLRSKLKSCIHVSFVSECGLPEAGLDYGGLSKEFLTDMSKAAFSPDYGLFSQTSTSDSSLIPSSSAKLLDNGIDMIEFLGRVVGKALYEGILLDYCFSQVFVQKLLGRYSFLDELSTLDSELYRSLMQLKHYEGDVEDLCLDFTLTEELGGKRIVHELRPGGKNISVTNENRMQYVHAMADFKLNRQILPFSNAFYRGLSDLISPSWLSLFNANEFNQLLSGGSQDFDVDDLRNHTKYTGGYTESSRTVKLFWEVIKGFKPTDRCLLLKFVTSCSRAPLLGFKYLQPCFTIHKVPCDVPLWATIGGQDVDRLPSASTCYNTLKLPTYKRSSTLRSKLVYAISSNTGFELS
- the LOC124703711 gene encoding E3 ubiquitin-protein ligase UPL7-like isoform X1 is translated as MSVPPSGHRQVSLRGSSAKEITRDALLQKVSEERQLRSHLRRAAAAALTVQRVWRRYHVMKKVSEQLHDEWEVLINQPDINLTNQWISIKMLRPFLFFITQPSSWYKGQQTKTVKSISRCFRIILNSINSFDASRNFCSFAVGSPEERSIWLYQTKKLISLCSCILARCDNSCCKDVNMVEITAITMRLAISLTDCKTWKNLTSENTRAADASVESLIEFIGTRKSGTYSCVRRYIKCFGPHATPGKIDSVIAPDDQLLVTASAVTVALRPFNTTRSDRGVDLTGAAKEYFTLILTIPYLCKRLPPLLLPALKHISVLQPSLSILLQISKDKIFEEIVKLEQSEVSGAGASTIPYCGWALGNLVTLATEHDDLSNSGCFIQGLDCCLYVDAISSISQNLLKCLEESKGRLQQVDDSATHDTSVTEEMRTLFMDLLKPIYQQWHLRKLLVLAKEYVSCKRETNHELTLRQVHFRSLKLTDVICFYYYMLRIFSSLNPLVGPLPILNMLSFTPGFLVDLWGTLEISIFGQAIHKSEEPEHDKQLAGSSSGEQISSTRQRRNAKDTPNKWVNVLQKIKGKPSDADDTNLSGSPLNSENSNDVALVLWDIETMRQGSEGIGKDIMRMLHLFCAIYGHLLLVLDDLEFYEKQVPFTLEQQRKIASALNTFVYNSFLQNSGSSNKPLIDVTVRCLNLLYERDSRHRFCPKSLWLAPARTGRIPIAAAARAHEAAFATLAGSTSGIPTRSSVLTTVPHVYPFEERVQMFREFIELDKASRRVTGEVSGPGPGSIEIVIRRGHIVEDGYRQLNCLRSKLKSCIHVSFVSECGLPEAGLDYGGLSKEFLTDMSKAAFSPDYGLFSQTSTSDSSLIPSSSAKLLDNGIDMIEFLGRVVGKALYEGILLDYCFSQVFVQKLLGRYSFLDELSTLDSELYRSLMQLKHYEGDVEDLCLDFTLTEELGGKRIVHELRPGGKNISVTNENRMQYVHAMADFKLNRQILPFSNAFYRGLSDLISPSWLSLFNANEFNQLLSGGSQDFDVDDLRNHTKYTGGYTESSRTVKLFWEVIKGFKPTDRCLLLKFVTSCSRAPLLGFKYLQPCFTIHKVPCDVPLWATIGGQDVDRLPSASTCYNTLKLPTYKRSSTLRSKLVYAISSNTGFELS